A genomic window from Silene latifolia isolate original U9 population chromosome 11, ASM4854445v1, whole genome shotgun sequence includes:
- the LOC141611203 gene encoding protein ARV 2-like, protein MKYRCVKCGHVVERLYIQYSPGNIRLVKCSNCMSVADEYIECELMILMIDLILHKPKAYRHLLFNLLHHKMLAINGLLLKSFFIFFILDAYKLWILNGNPQEWSIVSFGVRIFGHALLGNLVFLYSFYILSTKSLEFVEGFSSYKEVLLAIIVSCYLKVYMLAMMVWDFPSSVVYITDLFVMSSNLVALRVITKSSFERCIGVCLFAHALKFFVHWLLHGL, encoded by the coding sequence ATGAAGTATCGATGTGTGAAGTGTGGCCATGTGGTTGAAAGACTGTACATTCAGTACTCGCCGGGGAATATCCGCCTAGTTAAATGCTCCAACTGTATGTCGGTTGCTGATGAGTACATAGAGTGCGAACTAATGATCCTCATGATCGATTTGATCTTACATAAGCCCAAAGCTTACAGACACTTACTCTTCAACCTGCTTCACCATAAGATGCTCGCAATTAACGGCTTGTTGCTTAAATCATTTTTTATCTTCTTCATACTTGATGCTTATAAATTATGGATTTTGAATGGCAACCCACAAGAATGGTCGATTGTGAGTTTTGGAGTAAGGATATTTGGACATGCTCTTCTCGGAAACCTAGTCTTTCTTTATTCCTTTTATATCTTATCAACAAAGTCATTGGAGTTTGTGGAGGGCTTTTCTTCATACAAAGAGGTCTTACTCGCAATAATAGTCTCCTGTTACTTGAAGGTTTATATGTTGGCCATGATGGTGTGGGACTTCCCTTCTTCAGTTGTTTACATTACGGATTTATTTGTTATGTCATCAAATCTGGTTGCTTTACGGGTGATCACCAAATCATCTTTCGAAAGGTGTATCGGGGTATGCCTTTTCGCACATGCTCTCAAGTTTTTTGTGCATTGGCTGCTCCATGGATTGTGA